The following are encoded together in the Streptomyces sp. NBC_00341 genome:
- a CDS encoding ROK family protein, whose translation MHTDLVAALDIGGTKIAGALVDGNGKLLVRAQRATPARESGDKVMDAVADVLAELTRSPLWGRASAVGIGSAGPVDASAGTVSPVNVPGWRDFPLVERVSRATGGLPVELVGDGVAMTAAEHWLGAARGYDNALCMVVSTGVGGGLVLGGTLRPGPSGNAGHIGHISVDLDGDPCPCGSRGCVERIASGPNIARRALESGWLPGPDGDTSAAAVAVAARAGDPLAVASFERAAQALAAGIAATATLVEIDIAVIGGGVAGAGDILFAPLRSALRRYATLSFVQQLAVAPAVMGNDAGLVGAAAAAYAVRTGTDGVVPVQVY comes from the coding sequence ATGCATACCGACCTCGTAGCCGCGCTGGACATCGGCGGCACCAAGATCGCCGGAGCGTTGGTCGACGGCAACGGCAAGCTCCTCGTACGCGCGCAGCGCGCGACGCCCGCCCGCGAGAGCGGGGACAAGGTGATGGACGCGGTCGCCGACGTGCTCGCCGAGCTGACCCGCTCCCCGCTGTGGGGACGGGCATCGGCCGTCGGGATCGGCAGCGCGGGCCCCGTGGACGCCTCCGCCGGGACGGTCAGCCCGGTCAACGTGCCAGGCTGGCGCGACTTCCCGCTGGTGGAGCGGGTGAGCCGGGCGACCGGCGGGCTGCCGGTCGAGCTGGTCGGTGACGGGGTCGCGATGACCGCGGCCGAGCACTGGCTGGGCGCGGCCCGCGGCTACGACAACGCGCTGTGCATGGTGGTCTCTACCGGCGTCGGCGGCGGGCTCGTCCTCGGCGGCACCCTCCGCCCCGGCCCGAGCGGCAACGCGGGTCACATCGGCCACATCAGCGTCGACCTGGACGGCGATCCCTGCCCGTGCGGTTCGCGCGGCTGCGTCGAGCGCATCGCCAGCGGCCCCAACATCGCCCGCAGGGCCCTGGAGAGCGGCTGGCTGCCCGGCCCGGACGGCGACACCTCCGCCGCGGCGGTCGCGGTGGCGGCGAGGGCGGGGGACCCGCTGGCGGTGGCCTCCTTCGAGCGGGCCGCGCAGGCCCTGGCCGCGGGCATCGCCGCGACGGCGACCCTCGTCGAGATCGACATCGCGGTGATCGGCGGGGGAGTGGCCGGTGCGGGCGACATCCTGTTCGCCCCGCTGCGCAGCGCCCTGCGCCGCTACGCCACGCTCTCGTTCGTCCAGCAGCTGGCCGTGGCGCCCGCGGTCATGGGCAACGACGCCGGACTGGTGGGCGCGGCCGCCGCGGCGTACGCGGTCCGCACGGGCACGGACGGCGTGGTTCCGGTCCAGGTGTACTGA
- a CDS encoding LacI family DNA-binding transcriptional regulator — MAETTRHPEPRYGNRPTMKDVAARAGVGLKTVSRVVNSEPGVTPDTERRVQEAIDALGFRRNDSARVLRKGRTASIGLVLEDLADPFYGPLSRAVEEVARAHGALLINGSSAEDPEREQELVLALCARRVDGLIVIPAGDDHRYLEQEIKAGIATVFVDRPAGRIDADMVLSDSFGGARQGVAHLIAHGHRRIGFIGDQPRIHTATERLRGYHTAMTDAGITVRDSWVSLGSTEPERVRLATETMLSGPEPVTALFSGNNRVTVTVVRVLADREHPVALVGFDDIELADLLGITVISQDAAAVGRTAAEHLFRRLDGADHAPVRVELPTRLVARGSGELRPS, encoded by the coding sequence GTGGCCGAGACCACCCGTCACCCCGAGCCCCGCTACGGCAACCGGCCGACCATGAAGGACGTGGCCGCGCGCGCCGGAGTGGGACTCAAGACGGTCTCCCGGGTGGTCAACAGCGAGCCGGGCGTCACACCCGACACCGAGCGCCGGGTGCAGGAGGCCATCGACGCGCTGGGCTTCCGCCGCAACGACAGCGCGCGGGTGCTGCGCAAGGGCCGCACCGCTTCCATCGGCCTCGTCCTGGAGGACCTCGCGGACCCCTTCTACGGGCCGCTGAGCCGCGCCGTGGAGGAAGTGGCACGCGCGCACGGCGCCCTGCTCATCAACGGTTCGAGCGCCGAGGACCCGGAGCGTGAGCAGGAGCTCGTCCTCGCGCTGTGCGCGCGCCGGGTCGACGGGCTCATCGTGATTCCGGCCGGCGACGACCACCGCTACCTGGAGCAGGAGATAAAGGCAGGCATCGCGACCGTCTTCGTGGACCGTCCTGCCGGCCGGATCGATGCCGACATGGTGCTCTCCGACAGCTTCGGCGGCGCCCGCCAGGGCGTCGCCCACCTGATCGCGCACGGCCACCGCCGGATCGGCTTCATCGGCGACCAGCCCCGCATCCACACCGCCACCGAGCGGCTGCGCGGGTACCACACCGCCATGACGGACGCCGGGATAACCGTGCGGGACTCCTGGGTCTCCCTGGGCTCGACGGAACCCGAGCGGGTCCGCCTGGCGACCGAGACGATGCTGTCGGGGCCGGAGCCGGTCACCGCGCTCTTCTCGGGCAACAACCGCGTGACGGTGACCGTGGTGCGGGTCCTGGCCGACCGGGAGCACCCGGTCGCCCTGGTCGGTTTCGACGACATCGAGCTCGCGGACCTGCTCGGCATCACCGTCATCTCCCAGGACGCCGCGGCCGTCGGCCGTACCGCGGCCGAACACCTCTTCCGCCGCCTCGACGGCGCCGACCACGCCCCGGTGCGGGTGGAGCTGCCCACCAGGCTCGTCGCACGCGGTTCCGGCGAACTGCGGCCGTCCTGA
- a CDS encoding aldolase/citrate lyase family protein translates to MGQQEKVATSLAGAVSDGISASLTEVDAELARRYPGDPGTRQPVHTVYVPGDTFTAGTIRSWGDQALQALDEHAPDAASLAAVLGIPDELAGAVHDRVRAKLEREPVEDLRIDFEDGYGPRSDAEEDEAVARAARLVADAYGNGTAAPYMGIRMKCMEAAVRDRAIRTTDVFLTGLMQAGGLPDGLVLTLPKVTYPEQVTAFVRLLEAFEKAHGLPAGRIGFEIQIETSQSILAADGTAAVARMIDAAQGRATGLHYGTFDYSACVGVSAAYQASDHPAADHAKAVMQVAAAGTGVRVSDGSTNVLPVGRSEQVHEAWRLHYGLTRRALARAYYQGWDMHPAHLPTRYAAVYTFYREGLEQAAARLAAYVAKAGGDVMDEPATAKALSGYLLRGIDCGALDTAEVARLTGLTRADLDAFASPRRGGLTVTAP, encoded by the coding sequence ATGGGTCAGCAGGAGAAGGTGGCGACGAGTCTCGCCGGAGCGGTCAGCGACGGGATCAGCGCCTCCCTCACGGAGGTGGACGCCGAACTCGCCCGCCGCTACCCCGGCGACCCCGGGACCCGTCAGCCCGTCCACACGGTCTACGTACCGGGGGACACCTTCACCGCCGGCACCATCCGTTCCTGGGGCGACCAGGCGCTGCAGGCGCTCGACGAGCACGCCCCCGACGCGGCCTCCCTCGCCGCGGTTCTCGGCATCCCGGACGAGCTCGCCGGGGCCGTCCACGACCGGGTGCGCGCCAAGCTGGAGCGGGAGCCCGTCGAGGACCTGCGGATCGACTTCGAGGACGGCTACGGGCCCCGCTCCGACGCGGAGGAGGACGAGGCCGTGGCCCGCGCGGCCCGGCTGGTGGCCGACGCGTACGGGAACGGCACGGCCGCCCCGTACATGGGCATCCGGATGAAGTGCATGGAAGCCGCCGTACGGGACCGGGCCATCCGCACCACGGACGTCTTCCTCACCGGCCTGATGCAGGCGGGCGGGCTTCCCGACGGCCTGGTGCTCACCCTGCCGAAGGTGACCTACCCGGAACAGGTCACCGCCTTCGTGCGCCTCCTCGAAGCCTTCGAGAAGGCGCACGGCCTGCCCGCCGGACGGATCGGCTTCGAGATCCAGATCGAGACCAGTCAGTCGATCCTGGCCGCCGACGGCACCGCCGCGGTCGCCCGGATGATCGACGCGGCGCAGGGCCGCGCGACCGGTCTGCACTACGGCACGTTCGACTACAGCGCCTGCGTCGGCGTCAGCGCCGCCTACCAGGCGAGCGACCACCCGGCGGCCGACCACGCGAAGGCCGTCATGCAGGTGGCCGCCGCCGGCACCGGCGTACGGGTCTCCGACGGCTCGACCAACGTCCTCCCCGTCGGCCGGAGCGAGCAGGTCCACGAAGCCTGGCGGCTGCACTACGGGCTCACCCGGCGCGCGCTGGCGCGCGCCTACTACCAGGGCTGGGACATGCACCCGGCCCACCTGCCGACCCGGTACGCGGCCGTCTACACCTTCTACCGCGAGGGACTGGAGCAGGCCGCGGCCCGGCTCGCCGCGTACGTGGCGAAGGCGGGCGGCGACGTGATGGACGAACCCGCCACCGCCAAGGCGCTCAGCGGCTACCTGCTGCGCGGCATCGACTGCGGAGCGCTGGACACCGCAGAGGTGGCCCGGCTGACCGGGCTGACCCGCGCGGACCTGGACGCCTTCGCCTCACCGCGGCGCGGCGGGCTGACGGTCACCGCGCCGTAG